TTCACCGGAGAAGAGGTTGTTGGTATAGATGCAGATACTGCTGATGCAATTGGTGAGATAACAAACATGATTGCCGGTAGGGCAAAAAAGATCTTTTCCGATAAGGGGGTAAAACTTAAGATTTCTGTGCCCAATGTTGTTATAGGCAAAAATCATACTATAGCATCTCCCAAGGGAACCCCAACGATAGTTATTCCTTTTGAGTCTGAAGAAGGTAAATTTGCTATACAGGTATCCCTTGTACCTAATGCTTCGGAGGGTTGATATGGCTGATACTCAAAGTGAAATTGATGCTTTAATTGCTGATTTTAAGCAGGATAAAGACGATAGCGTTGAAGATATTATTGATGAGTTTGTTGAAAAGCAGGAAGAAGAGATAGAAGAAAAGGCAATGCCATCAAAAAAGGAAAAAACAGAAGATGAGGAGGCAGAAAAACTCAGAGGTGTAAGACTTCCCCCTCAGGAGCATAGAGTAATAGATAGACTTGATGAAATTAACAAGGAAAGTGAGGAAAAGGTCAACAAACTCTTTGAAAGGCTTGAAACAATTTCAGCTGAGGTTGATGAGATAGAAAACTTGATTGAGACTATAAAGCCCTATGTAAATAAGCATAAGGAGTTTATGGATTTCTTTGTTGAGCATTTTCCTAAGACTTCCGTAA
This portion of the Hippea jasoniae genome encodes:
- a CDS encoding chemotaxis protein CheX; this encodes MSAKLSVEWINPFIEATEEILDTVAMITPKRGQLMLKKDNSVEYDVSGVIGITGEAVGSIALSFPRKVALKIVSNFTGEEVVGIDADTADAIGEITNMIAGRAKKIFSDKGVKLKISVPNVVIGKNHTIASPKGTPTIVIPFESEEGKFAIQVSLVPNASEG